One window of the Mixophyes fleayi isolate aMixFle1 chromosome 6, aMixFle1.hap1, whole genome shotgun sequence genome contains the following:
- the C6H10orf88 gene encoding ATPase PAAT, with protein sequence MSGPMSSVLGGSSQAPVVCTSSWLCHSELAAVINVSGPDTPFMREEVTSREDCIVLEPPAPSEVAIPCTLSLFCVAQGKDRILNVSICSEARTIEVYSGSQDDQEEEYLGTSRGERFCSLASSGEDSPVTLYKTNLKLDFPVPSCKVKLLSLGGKDSLFVSEISVQVTSVPEKCSQASPALGPSINMERVQSIMDSMGGKISPGAEELMNMMRAQQKHQPPFSAHLLQLFGSFVHGRDQKNENDGQHTHQTSNTPHTKVETPQSQVSAPHTTVQQLSTPESDMRSIMSSLLQNQMGQAASSHSPESLLPLLRNLCAEKKPHGESRESSLAPREEKIDTSLEKLLSAHMERMERTLVDHIDHRVKTLQKHLDTRLDQLINLMENSKSHSSSGNIAEKLVNGQTDHSHEQECDWNTH encoded by the exons ATGTCCGGGCCCATGTCCTCAGTGCTTGGTGGGTCCTCTCAGGCTCCTGTAGTATGTACCAGCTCCTGGCTCTGTCATTCGGAGCTGGCTGCTGTCATTAATGTGTCCGGTCCAGACACTCCATTCATGAGGGAAGAGGTAACCTCCAG aGAGGACTGTATAGTTTTGGAACCACCGGCACCCTCAGAAGTGGCCATACCGTGCACTTTGTCTTTGTTCTGTGTTGCACAAGGGAAAGATCGAATACTAAATGTTAGTATCTGCAGTGAAGCAAGGACCATTGAGGTTTATAGTGGGTCCCAAGATGATCAGGAAGAGGAGTATTTGGGAACCAGTCGAGGGGAAAGGTTTTGTTCCCTTGCAAGCAGTGGAGAAGACAGTCCTGTTACTTTGTACAAAACCAACTTGAAGTTAGATTTCCCTGTGCCATCATGTAAAGTCAAG CTGCTTTCACTTGGCGGAAAAGACAGCTTATTTGTGAGCGAGATATCTGTGCAAGTGACCTCTGTCCCTGAAAAATGTTCCCAGGCCTCACCTGCGCTGGGGCCGTCAATTAATATGGAACGTGTGCAAAGTATTATGGACAGCATGGGTGGGAAAATATCACCTGGCGCAGAGGAGCTCATGAACATGATGCGTGCTCAGCAGAAG CACCAACCTCCCTTTAGCGCTCATTTACTGCAGTTGTTCGGCAGCTTTGTGCACGGCAGAGATCAGAAGAATGAGAATGATGGACAACACACCCATCAGACCAGCAACACTCCACATACAAAAGTGGAGACTCCACAAAGTCAGGTGTCCGCACCTCACACCACCGTTCAACAGCTGTCAACCCCTGAAAGTGATATGCGGTCTATTATGTCTTCACTACTGCAGAATCAAATGGGCCAGGCTGCAAGTTCTCATAGCCCTGAATCTCTACTGCCGCTCTTACGCAATCTCTGTGCAGAGAAAAAGCCTCATGGCGAGAGCAGAGAATCCAGTTTAGCACCAAG AGAGGAAAAGATAGACACGTCTTTGGAGAAACTGCTTTCTGCACACATGGAACGTATGGAGAGGACTCTCGTGGATCACATTGATCACAGGGTGAAAACTTTGCAAAAGCATCTGGACACTAGACTGGACCAGTTAATAAATCTGATGGAGAACAGCAAGTCTCATTCATCATCGGGAAACATAGCAGAGAAACTTGTGAATGGCCAAACTGACCACAGTCATGAGCAAGAGTGTGACTGGAACACGCACTAA
- the CUZD1 gene encoding CUB and zona pellucida-like domain-containing protein 1, which produces MSPAGTLLALLFFATFSLAQEKVVPAAACADISYTDVYKPVQILANADSDCTWNILRPSSEKTRVVFSVLDLNPSADCSQENITLLDENLGELGVLCPNSQRIAVFESPGNVYVKLHTASTTYDRHAYFLYYSVTPANDVQCGGHLNGISGTISSPNYPQRHDHFTFCVWNLEVPKNTKVKLSFSEIFVEPDAACRFDFIALFDGPSTDSNILDILCGRTVAEVETTSNSLTLMFSADYANSYYGFSTTYTALPQSNNSSLACSGESFTVVFDSDYIAALGYSGNELTLADASCTPKSLNPIVFEVPYWGCGTVKKVEDHTVYYTNTIYLQTSGVITRRKQVKFIVTCELDSDSTVEIMYLTEDDIIHNQQEIGNYDVSLAFYPTQDFISPVQDSPYYIELNNTLFLQATVNSQDPGLTLFVETCFASPTANFQSPTYDLVRRGCAKDDTYHDFPSGNGFARFSFSAFKFLYTHTSVYLQCQVVVCDTSDSGSRCNQGCITRQRRDLGSSVWKANAVLGPIRLKRHSESETAGSEGEKTEDVVKTEDVVKTDQSSLYVLGISVLVVNVVIAALVLMRYARKNPTGYRYHSVATQ; this is translated from the exons ATGTCTCCGGCAGGGACTCTCCTAGCCCTGCTTTTTTTCGCTACCTTTTCGTTAGCTCAAGAGAAGGTTGTACCAGCTGCCG CATGTGCTGATATCAGCTATACAGACGTCTACAAACCAGTCCAGATTCTAGCTAATGCAGATTCTGACTGCACCTGGAATATATTAAGGCCATCCAGTGAGAAAACCAGAGTCGTCTTCTCCGTTCTTGA TTTAAACCCATCTGCAGATTGTTCACAAGAAAACATTACTTTACTGGATGAGAATTTAGGAGAGCTTGGAGTACTGTGCCCAAACTCTCAAAGGATTGCTGTGTTTGAATCTCCAGGCAACGTTTATGTCAAGCTCCATACCGCCTCCACAACTTATGATAGGCATGCATATTTCTTGTATTACTCCGTTACTCCAGCAAATG ATGTTCAGTGTGGTGGACACCTAAATGGTATTTCAGGAACCATCTCCAGCCCTAATTATCCTCAACGGCACGACCACTTTACATTTTGTGTCTGGAACCTGGAAGTACCAAAGAACACAAAAGTGAAActgtcattcagtgaaatctt TGTTGAACCAGACGCTGCCTGCCGATTTGACTTCATTGCTCTGTTTGACGGCCCAAGCACAGACTCAAATATCCTGGACATACTATGTGGGCGTACAGTAGCAGAAGTGGAGACCACCTCCAATTCTTTGACTTTGATGTTCAGCGCCGATTATGCCAACTCATATTATGGTTTCTCTACTACCTATACTGCATTGCCACAGTCCAACAACA GCTCATTGGCTTGTTCTGGAGAATCCTTCACTGTGGTTTTCGATTCAGATTATATCGCTGCACTGGGATATAGTGGAAATGAGTTGACACTGGCTGATGCATCCTGTACTCCTAAGTCGCTCAATCCTATTGTATTTGAGGTGCCATACTGGGGTTGTGGCACAGTTAAAAAG GTGGAGGACCACACAGTTTATTATACAAACACCATCTACTTACAAACAAGTGGAGTGATCACAAGGCGTAAACAGGTGAAGTTCATTGTGACCTGTGAATTGGACAGTGACTCTACAGTGGAGATCATGTATCTTACCGAGGATGATATCATCCACAATCAACAGGAGATTGGGAACTATGATGTCAGCCTGGCCTTCTACCCAACGCAGGACTTCATCTCTCCTGTGCAGGACTCTCCGTACTATATTGAGCTCAACAACACACTGTTCCTCCAAGCCACAGTAAATTCTCAGGATCCTGGCCTCACTCTCTTTGTAGAAACCTGTTTTGCATCACCAACAGCAAATTTCCAATCTCCTACTTATGATCTTGTCAGACGTGG ATGCGCAAAGGACGACACCTATCATGACTTCCCCTCTGGTAATGGTTTTGCACGATTCAGCTTCAGTGCTTTCAAGTTCCTGTATacacacacctctgtataccttcagTGCCAAGTGGTGGTATGTGACACCAGTGATTCAGGATCCCGCTGTAATCAGGGGTGTATCACCCGTCAGCGCAGAGATCTGGGCTCCTCTGTCTGGAAAGCAAATGCTGTGCTAGGACCAATCCGTCTGAAGCGCCATAGTGAATCTGAGACTGCAG GTTCAGAGGGTGAGAAGACAGAAGACGTTGTCAAGACAGAAGACGTTGTCAAGACAGATCAAAGCAGCTTGTATGTTTTAGGTATCTCCGTACTGGTGGTCAATGTCGTCATTGCAGCACTGGTACTGATGAGGTATGCCAGAAAAAATCCCACTGGTTACAGATACCACTCAGTGGCAACACAATAG